The following coding sequences are from one Streptomyces sp. NBC_01485 window:
- a CDS encoding MBL fold metallo-hydrolase — translation MTDAAALPGQPRGGVLSGRATARAVNVLAPNASAMTLDGTNTWIVSEPDSELAVVIDPGPLDDGHLRAVVDTAEQAGKRVALTLLTHGHPDHAEGAARFAALTGTKVRALDPALRLGEEGLGAGDVITVGGLELRVVVTPGHTADSLCFHLPADRAVLTGDTILGRGTTVVAHPDGRLGDYLDSLRRLRSLTVDDGVHTVLPGHGPVLEDAQGAVEFYLAHRAHRLAQVETAVEGGLRTPTEVVAHVYADVDRSLWPAAELSVRAQLEYLTEHGLI, via the coding sequence ATGACCGACGCAGCCGCCCTCCCGGGTCAGCCGCGAGGCGGGGTCCTCTCCGGCCGGGCCACCGCGCGCGCGGTCAACGTCCTCGCGCCGAACGCCTCCGCGATGACCCTGGACGGCACGAACACGTGGATCGTCTCCGAGCCCGACTCCGAGCTGGCGGTCGTGATCGACCCCGGCCCGCTGGACGACGGCCATCTCCGCGCGGTCGTCGACACCGCCGAGCAGGCCGGCAAACGCGTTGCCCTGACCCTGCTGACCCACGGCCACCCCGACCACGCCGAGGGCGCCGCCCGCTTCGCCGCGCTGACCGGCACGAAGGTGCGGGCCCTGGACCCGGCGCTGCGGCTGGGCGAGGAGGGCCTGGGCGCCGGGGACGTGATCACCGTGGGCGGCCTGGAGCTGCGGGTCGTCGTGACGCCCGGCCACACCGCCGACTCGCTCTGCTTCCACCTCCCGGCCGACCGGGCCGTCCTGACCGGCGACACGATCCTGGGACGCGGCACGACCGTCGTCGCGCATCCGGACGGCCGCCTGGGCGACTATCTGGACTCCCTGCGGCGGCTGAGGTCCCTCACGGTCGACGACGGCGTCCACACGGTCCTCCCGGGCCACGGACCCGTCCTGGAGGACGCCCAGGGCGCCGTCGAGTTCTACCTCGCCCACCGCGCCCACCGCCTCGCCCAGGTCGAGACGGCCGTCGAGGGCGGCTTGCGTACCCCCACCGAGGTCGTCGCCCACGTCTACGCCGACGTCGACCGCTCCCTGTGGCCGGCGGCGGAACTGTCGGTACGGGCCCAACTGGAGTACCTGACGGAGCACGGGCTCATCTAG
- a CDS encoding nucleotidyltransferase domain-containing protein produces the protein MPTETVRHRGLDPQGHIVREGSLARVPHAFRPVVVAARERIPEAFGARLHSAYLYGSIPRGTARVGRSDLDLLVVLRAEPTDADRSDGRALDEALDEEFPQIDGGGTLLVSHARVLSELERHDLGWFVACLCTPLLGEDLAEHLPRYRPDSLLARETNGDLALFLPRWRERIAAAGDSDDARRPLIRFMSRHLVRTAFTLVMPRWNGWTSDLHEMAEAFGAYYPQRAEQLRAAAVLGYEPTGDRAVLTSYVDDLGPWLAQEYARVHGVKAPRPEDA, from the coding sequence ATGCCGACCGAAACTGTTCGCCACCGGGGTCTCGACCCGCAGGGCCACATCGTCCGCGAAGGCTCCCTCGCGCGCGTGCCGCACGCGTTCCGGCCCGTCGTCGTGGCGGCTCGGGAGCGGATCCCGGAGGCCTTCGGCGCCCGGCTCCACAGCGCGTACCTCTACGGGTCGATCCCGCGCGGCACCGCGCGCGTGGGCCGCAGCGACCTGGACCTCCTGGTCGTCCTGCGCGCGGAGCCGACCGACGCGGACCGATCCGACGGCCGGGCGCTCGACGAAGCCCTCGACGAGGAGTTCCCGCAGATCGACGGCGGTGGGACGCTTCTCGTCAGCCACGCGCGCGTCCTGAGCGAGCTGGAGCGGCACGATCTGGGGTGGTTCGTGGCCTGCCTGTGCACGCCCCTGCTCGGGGAGGACCTCGCCGAGCACCTCCCCCGCTACCGTCCCGACTCGCTGCTCGCGCGCGAGACCAACGGGGACCTCGCCCTGTTCCTGCCGCGCTGGCGCGAGCGGATCGCGGCGGCGGGCGACTCGGACGACGCCCGGCGGCCGCTCATCCGGTTCATGTCCCGGCACCTCGTACGCACCGCGTTCACCCTCGTCATGCCCCGCTGGAACGGCTGGACGAGCGACCTGCACGAGATGGCAGAGGCGTTCGGCGCGTACTACCCGCAACGCGCGGAGCAGCTTCGTGCGGCGGCCGTCCTCGGGTACGAGCCGACCGGCGACCGCGCGGTCCTCACGTCCTACGTCGACGATCTCGGCCCCTGGCTCGCGCAGGAGTACGCGCGCGTGCACGGCGTGAAGGCCCCCAGGCCCGAGGACGCCTAG
- a CDS encoding Crp/Fnr family transcriptional regulator, with product MDDVLRRNPLFAALDDEQAAELRASMSEVTLARGDSLFHEGDPGDRLYVVTEGKVKLHRTSPDGRENMLAVVGPSELIGELSLFDPGPRTATATALTEVKLLGLGHGDLQPWLNARPEVATALLRAVARRLRKTNDAMSDLVFSDVPGRVARALLDLSRRFGVQSEEGIHVVHDLTQEELAQLVGASRETVNKALADFAQRGWLRLEARAVILLDVERLAKRSR from the coding sequence GTGGACGACGTCCTGCGGCGCAACCCGCTCTTCGCGGCACTCGACGACGAGCAGGCCGCAGAACTGCGCGCCTCCATGAGCGAGGTGACCCTGGCCCGTGGCGACTCCCTGTTCCACGAGGGCGACCCGGGCGACCGGCTCTACGTCGTCACCGAGGGCAAGGTCAAGCTCCACCGCACGTCCCCGGACGGCCGGGAGAACATGCTGGCCGTGGTGGGTCCCAGCGAGCTGATCGGCGAGCTGTCGCTCTTCGACCCGGGCCCGCGTACGGCGACGGCGACCGCCCTCACCGAGGTCAAGCTCCTCGGCCTCGGCCACGGCGACCTCCAGCCCTGGCTGAACGCCCGCCCCGAGGTGGCCACCGCGCTGCTGCGCGCCGTCGCCCGGCGCCTGCGCAAGACCAACGACGCCATGTCCGACCTGGTCTTCTCGGACGTCCCGGGACGCGTGGCCCGCGCCCTGCTGGACCTGTCGCGCCGCTTCGGCGTGCAGTCCGAGGAGGGCATCCACGTCGTCCACGACCTGACGCAGGAGGAGCTGGCCCAGCTCGTCGGCGCGTCGCGCGAGACCGTGAACAAGGCGCTGGCGGACTTCGCCCAGCGCGGGTGGCTCCGCCTGGAGGCGCGGGCGGTCATCCTGCTGGACGTGGAGCGACTGGCCAAGCGGTCGCGCTAG
- the nth gene encoding endonuclease III produces MPAKKAAEAGKAAGAGKTAAVNKTAANKAAAKKTATDKTAAEKATAAGKTESRTALVRRARRINRELAEVYPYAHPELDFVNPFQLVVATVLSAQTTDLRVNQTTPGLFAKYPTPEDLAAANPEEVEEILRPTGFFRAKTRSVIGLSKALVEQFGGEVPGRLEDLVKLPGVGRKTAFVVLGNAFGRPGITVDTHFQRLVRRWRWTEATEPDRIEAAIGALFPKSEWTMLSHHVIFHGRRICHARKPACGACPIAPLCPAYGEGETDPEKAKKLLKYEKGGFPGQRLNPPQSYLDAGGRPAPPLGAG; encoded by the coding sequence ATGCCTGCGAAGAAAGCGGCCGAGGCGGGGAAGGCAGCCGGCGCCGGGAAGACGGCCGCCGTCAACAAGACTGCGGCCAACAAGGCTGCGGCCAAGAAGACGGCGACCGATAAGACTGCGGCCGAGAAGGCGACAGCGGCCGGCAAGACCGAGTCCCGCACCGCCCTCGTCCGCCGCGCCCGTCGCATCAACCGTGAGCTCGCCGAGGTCTACCCCTACGCCCACCCCGAGCTGGACTTCGTGAACCCCTTCCAACTGGTGGTCGCCACGGTCCTGTCCGCCCAGACCACCGACCTCCGGGTGAACCAGACGACCCCCGGCCTCTTCGCCAAGTACCCCACCCCCGAGGACCTGGCCGCCGCCAACCCGGAGGAGGTCGAGGAGATCCTCCGCCCCACGGGCTTCTTCCGGGCCAAGACGAGGTCGGTGATAGGCCTCTCCAAGGCGCTGGTGGAGCAGTTCGGCGGCGAGGTCCCCGGACGGCTCGAGGACCTGGTCAAGCTGCCCGGCGTCGGCCGCAAGACGGCCTTCGTGGTGTTGGGGAACGCGTTCGGCCGGCCAGGGATCACCGTGGACACGCACTTCCAGCGGCTCGTACGGCGCTGGCGGTGGACCGAGGCGACCGAGCCCGACAGGATCGAGGCCGCGATCGGCGCGCTCTTCCCCAAGAGCGAGTGGACGATGCTCTCGCACCACGTGATCTTCCACGGCCGCCGCATCTGCCACGCCCGCAAGCCCGCCTGCGGCGCCTGCCCCATCGCCCCGCTCTGCCCGGCGTACGGCGAGGGCGAGACGGACCCGGAGAAGGCGAAGAAGCTCCTGAAGTACGAGAAGGGCGGCTTCCCGGGCCAGCGCCTGAACCCGCCCCAGTCCTACCTGGACGCGGGCGGCAGGCCGGCCCCGCCGCTGGGGGCCGGATGA
- a CDS encoding NUDIX hydrolase → MTRASNTQSDRQGHTQGGTHGDVQGGPVTLSKEGLPAWLDPVAHAAGTVQPRQLSNFLPPENGTGRQSAVLILFGAGEHGPELLLMERASSLRSHAGQPSFPGGALDPADGDPHGDGPLRAALREAEEETGLDPTGVQLFGVLPKLYIPVSGFVVTPVLGWWREPSPVGVVDPGETARVFTVPVADLTNPDNRATALHPSGYRGPAFLVESALVWGFTAGVIDRLLHFAGWEHPWDREKQVPLDWRS, encoded by the coding sequence ATGACGCGCGCGAGCAATACCCAGAGCGACAGGCAGGGCCATACCCAGGGCGGTACGCACGGCGATGTCCAGGGCGGTCCGGTGACGCTCAGCAAGGAGGGCCTGCCCGCCTGGCTGGACCCGGTGGCGCACGCGGCGGGGACGGTCCAGCCGCGCCAGCTCAGCAACTTCCTGCCCCCGGAGAACGGCACGGGCCGCCAGTCGGCCGTCCTGATCCTGTTCGGCGCCGGCGAGCACGGCCCCGAGCTGCTGCTCATGGAACGCGCCAGCTCCCTGCGCTCCCACGCGGGCCAGCCCTCCTTCCCGGGCGGCGCCCTCGACCCGGCGGACGGCGACCCGCACGGTGACGGGCCGCTGCGGGCCGCGCTGCGCGAGGCCGAGGAGGAGACCGGCCTCGATCCGACCGGCGTCCAGCTCTTCGGCGTCCTGCCCAAGCTGTACATCCCGGTCAGCGGCTTCGTCGTCACCCCCGTCCTGGGCTGGTGGCGCGAGCCGAGCCCGGTGGGCGTCGTCGATCCCGGCGAGACGGCCCGCGTCTTCACGGTCCCCGTGGCGGATCTCACAAATCCGGACAACCGGGCCACGGCCCTGCACCCCAGCGGCTACCGAGGCCCGGCATTCCTGGTCGAATCCGCCCTTGTGTGGGGGTTCACGGCCGGCGTCATCGACCGCCTGCTGCACTTCGCGGGCTGGGAGCACCCCTGGGACCGCGAGAAGCAGGTCCCGCTCGACTGGCGGTCATGA
- a CDS encoding MarP family serine protease, translating into MNVLDILLLVAAVWFAVVGYRQGFVVGILSVIGFLGGGLVAVYLLPVIWDALTENSEVSTTAAVVAVIVVIVCASIGQALTTHLGNKLRRYITWSPARALDATGGALVNVVAMLLVAWLIGSALAGTTLPTLGKEVRSSTVLHGVSEALPDQADTWFADFSSVLAQNGFPQVFSPFSNEPITDVQPPDPALAGSVVAKRAQRSIVKVMGTAESCGKVLEGTGFVFGERRVMTNAHVVGGVDEPTVQIGGEGRKYDATVVLYDWKRDIAVLDVPDLDAPALQFTTDDAKSGDDAIVAGFPENGAYDVRPARVRGRITANGPDIYHRTTVRRDVYSLYATVRQGNSGGPLLTTDGKVYGVVFAKSLDDADTGYALTADEIQQDITAGRTAGQQVDSDSCAL; encoded by the coding sequence GTGAATGTGCTGGACATCTTGTTGCTGGTCGCGGCCGTCTGGTTCGCGGTCGTCGGCTACCGCCAGGGCTTCGTCGTCGGCATCCTGTCGGTGATCGGCTTCCTGGGCGGCGGTCTCGTCGCCGTCTACCTGCTGCCCGTGATCTGGGACGCCCTGACCGAGAACTCCGAGGTGAGTACCACGGCCGCCGTCGTCGCGGTCATCGTCGTGATCGTCTGCGCCTCGATCGGCCAGGCCCTCACCACGCACCTCGGCAACAAGCTGCGCCGGTACATCACCTGGTCCCCGGCCCGCGCGCTGGACGCGACGGGCGGCGCGCTGGTCAACGTCGTGGCGATGCTGCTGGTGGCGTGGCTGATCGGGTCCGCGCTCGCCGGCACCACCCTGCCGACCCTCGGCAAGGAGGTCCGTAGCTCCACGGTGCTGCACGGGGTGTCCGAGGCGCTGCCCGACCAGGCCGACACCTGGTTCGCCGACTTCTCCTCCGTCCTCGCGCAGAACGGCTTCCCGCAGGTCTTCAGCCCGTTCTCCAACGAGCCGATCACCGACGTCCAGCCGCCCGACCCGGCCCTCGCGGGCAGCGTGGTGGCCAAGCGCGCACAGCGCTCCATCGTCAAGGTCATGGGCACCGCCGAGAGTTGTGGCAAGGTCCTGGAGGGCACCGGCTTCGTCTTCGGCGAGCGCCGCGTCATGACCAACGCGCACGTCGTGGGCGGCGTCGACGAACCCACCGTCCAGATAGGCGGCGAGGGCCGCAAGTACGACGCCACGGTCGTCCTGTACGACTGGAAGCGCGACATCGCGGTCCTGGACGTACCGGATCTCGACGCGCCCGCCCTGCAGTTCACCACCGACGACGCGAAGAGCGGCGACGACGCGATCGTCGCCGGGTTCCCGGAGAACGGGGCGTACGACGTCCGTCCCGCGCGCGTACGCGGCCGCATCACCGCCAACGGCCCGGACATCTACCACCGCACGACCGTCCGCCGTGACGTGTACTCGCTGTACGCGACCGTCCGTCAGGGCAACTCCGGAGGCCCGCTGCTCACCACCGACGGCAAGGTGTACGGCGTGGTCTTCGCGAAGTCCCTCGACGACGCCGACACCGGCTACGCCCTCACCGCGGACGAGATCCAGCAGGACATCACCGCGGGGCGTACGGCAGGCCAGCAGGTGGACAGCGACAGCTGCGCCCTCTAG
- a CDS encoding alpha/beta fold hydrolase — MTDPAIPPAQPASVVRPDAVCGVRVTHREVAANGARFHIAEMGDGPLVMLVHGFPQFWWTWRHQLVALADAGFRAVAMDLRGVGGSDRTPRGYDPANLALDITGVIRSLGEPDAALVGHDLGGYLAWTAAVMRPKLVRRLVVASMPHPRRWRSAMLADVRQTTASSHIWGFQRPWIPERQLTADDGELVGRLIRDWSGPLLPEDEAVETYRRAMCIPSTAHCAVEPYRWLVRSMARPDGIQFYRRMKRPVRVPTLHLHGSLDPVLRTRSAAGSGEYVEAPYRWRLFDGLGHFPHEEDPVAFSTELVNWLKDPEPDR, encoded by the coding sequence ATGACGGACCCCGCGATTCCTCCGGCCCAGCCCGCTTCGGTCGTACGGCCGGACGCCGTCTGCGGTGTGCGGGTCACCCACCGCGAGGTCGCCGCGAACGGCGCGCGGTTCCACATCGCCGAGATGGGCGACGGCCCGCTCGTCATGCTCGTCCACGGGTTCCCGCAGTTCTGGTGGACCTGGCGGCACCAGTTGGTCGCGCTGGCCGACGCGGGCTTCCGGGCCGTCGCGATGGACCTGCGGGGCGTGGGCGGCAGCGACCGTACGCCCCGCGGCTACGACCCGGCCAACCTCGCCCTCGACATCACCGGCGTGATCCGCTCCCTCGGCGAGCCGGACGCCGCGCTGGTCGGCCATGACCTGGGCGGCTATCTGGCGTGGACGGCGGCCGTGATGCGCCCCAAGCTCGTGCGGCGGCTCGTCGTCGCCTCGATGCCGCATCCGCGGCGCTGGCGCTCGGCGATGCTCGCCGACGTCCGGCAGACGACGGCGAGTTCCCACATCTGGGGGTTCCAGCGGCCGTGGATCCCCGAGCGGCAGCTCACCGCCGACGACGGCGAACTGGTGGGCCGGCTGATCCGGGACTGGTCCGGGCCGCTGCTGCCGGAGGACGAGGCGGTGGAGACGTACCGGCGCGCGATGTGCATCCCGTCCACCGCGCACTGCGCCGTGGAGCCGTACCGCTGGCTGGTGCGCTCGATGGCCCGTCCGGACGGCATCCAGTTCTACCGGCGCATGAAGCGGCCCGTGCGCGTGCCCACGCTGCACTTGCACGGCTCGCTCGATCCGGTGCTGCGCACCCGCAGCGCGGCCGGGTCCGGCGAGTACGTCGAAGCGCCGTACCGCTGGCGGCTGTTCGACGGCCTCGGCCACTTCCCGCACGAAGAGGATCCGGTCGCTTTCTCCACCGAACTGGTCAATTGGCTGAAGGATCCCGAACCCGATCGGTGA
- a CDS encoding phage holin family protein translates to MSAPDGSPVGAERSIGQLFASATTELSALVHDEIALAKAQLKQDVKRGLLSGGAFSVAGAVLVFSLPMLNFALAYGIRTWSHWNLAICFLLSFAANVLLALVLVLIGVVFAKKAKKSQGPQKVAASVKETAGVLQNAKPHPRPELPQDRVPEALEAVGRSSS, encoded by the coding sequence ATGAGCGCACCCGACGGCAGCCCGGTCGGCGCCGAACGCAGCATCGGCCAGCTGTTCGCCTCGGCGACGACCGAATTGTCGGCGCTGGTGCACGACGAGATCGCGCTGGCGAAGGCGCAGCTGAAGCAGGACGTCAAGCGGGGCCTGCTGAGCGGCGGGGCGTTCTCGGTGGCCGGCGCGGTCCTGGTGTTCTCCCTGCCGATGCTGAACTTCGCGCTGGCGTACGGCATCCGGACCTGGAGCCACTGGAACCTCGCGATCTGCTTCCTGCTGTCGTTCGCGGCGAACGTGCTCCTCGCGCTCGTCCTCGTGCTGATCGGCGTGGTCTTCGCGAAGAAGGCCAAGAAGAGCCAGGGCCCGCAGAAGGTCGCCGCGTCCGTGAAGGAGACGGCGGGCGTCCTGCAGAACGCCAAGCCGCACCCGCGGCCCGAGCTCCCGCAGGATCGGGTCCCGGAGGCCCTCGAGGCTGTGGGACGCTCGTCGTCATGA